In one window of Opitutus sp. GAS368 DNA:
- a CDS encoding helicase C-terminal domain-containing protein: protein MIGLNDDGSTATAGGPKPSRMRKLAAGVFAETGALCDALNLEHRPEQEQMACFVAGSLHRDEPLLFEAGTGVGKSLAYLIPGLIHAVDQGRQLIVSTHTISLQEQIEQKDLPICRRVFKSSPNLARYADFRSTVLVGKANYLCPTRLGHALADRASLFADADYEELQRIAGWADTTTTGLRHELKPPPRPEVWDAVNADSSACSRKHCDDTKCHYQRARVRLRTAQVIIVNHALLFALINAGGAQAHGATTDVRGVLFPDDFLVLDEAHTVPDVATDNFGLSLSSYGLDRALKYLFNPRTKRGLFRKHGGAAAQQLVFDALEASQQFFGFLATRLLEQRAIVRVRETGVAEPMLDGPLGALHRLLGALADKLEDGRERDELLEQQQRIKGLQAGLTEWLTLGDKGHVYWVERGGRKQTIVTLRSAPIDVAPELRKHLFGCRTSVVCTSATLAMGASIEPFARRIGADTAEAVAVKSPFDFERNMRVFVATDVPLPSPQEAKLALETLADYIRFCTAKVRGGSLVLFTSYTDMRAVAAELEPGWRAAGRPFLIQGADLSRTELAHQMRTLGNAVLFGTDSFWTGVDVPGAALSQVIITRLPFDPPTHPITEAKCERIRDAGGNPFNELTLPDALIKFRQGVGRLIRNKTDRGTVTILDSRVLAKTYGREFLGSLPTEGYERMDRSDRERIFRPFP, encoded by the coding sequence ATGATTGGCCTCAATGACGACGGTAGCACCGCGACCGCGGGCGGCCCCAAGCCGAGCCGGATGCGCAAGCTGGCCGCAGGGGTCTTCGCCGAGACCGGGGCGCTGTGCGACGCGCTGAACCTCGAGCACCGCCCCGAGCAGGAGCAGATGGCCTGCTTCGTGGCCGGATCGCTGCACCGGGACGAACCGCTGCTCTTCGAGGCCGGCACGGGCGTCGGCAAATCGCTCGCCTATTTGATTCCGGGACTCATTCACGCGGTCGACCAGGGGCGCCAGCTGATTGTCTCCACGCACACCATTTCGCTGCAGGAGCAGATCGAGCAAAAGGACCTGCCGATCTGCCGCCGGGTCTTCAAGAGTTCGCCCAACCTCGCCCGCTATGCCGATTTCCGCTCGACCGTGCTCGTGGGCAAAGCGAACTACCTGTGCCCCACCCGGCTCGGCCACGCGCTGGCGGATCGCGCCAGCCTTTTCGCCGATGCCGACTACGAGGAGCTGCAGCGCATCGCCGGGTGGGCCGATACCACCACCACCGGTCTGCGCCACGAGCTGAAGCCGCCGCCGCGCCCCGAGGTGTGGGACGCCGTCAACGCCGATTCCTCCGCCTGCTCGCGCAAGCACTGCGACGACACCAAGTGCCACTACCAGCGCGCCCGCGTCCGGCTGCGCACCGCCCAGGTTATCATTGTCAACCACGCGTTGCTCTTCGCGCTCATCAACGCCGGCGGCGCCCAGGCCCACGGTGCGACCACCGATGTTCGCGGCGTGCTCTTCCCCGACGACTTTCTCGTGCTCGACGAGGCGCACACGGTGCCGGACGTGGCCACGGACAACTTCGGGCTCTCGCTCAGCAGCTACGGGCTGGACCGGGCGTTGAAATATCTTTTCAACCCGCGCACCAAGCGCGGCCTGTTCAGGAAGCACGGTGGCGCCGCGGCCCAGCAACTGGTGTTCGACGCCCTCGAGGCTTCGCAGCAGTTCTTCGGCTTCCTCGCCACGCGCCTGCTGGAGCAGCGCGCCATCGTCCGGGTGCGCGAGACCGGCGTGGCCGAGCCGATGCTCGACGGTCCGCTGGGCGCGCTGCACCGGCTGCTCGGCGCCCTGGCTGACAAGCTCGAGGACGGCCGCGAGCGCGACGAGCTGCTCGAGCAGCAGCAGCGCATCAAGGGCCTGCAGGCCGGCCTCACCGAGTGGCTCACGCTCGGCGACAAGGGGCACGTCTACTGGGTCGAGCGCGGCGGGCGCAAGCAGACTATCGTCACGCTGCGCAGTGCGCCGATCGACGTGGCGCCCGAGCTGCGCAAGCACCTCTTCGGCTGCCGCACCAGCGTGGTCTGCACCAGCGCCACGCTCGCCATGGGCGCCAGCATCGAGCCCTTCGCCCGGCGCATCGGCGCGGACACCGCCGAGGCCGTCGCCGTGAAATCGCCGTTTGATTTCGAGAGGAACATGCGGGTGTTCGTCGCCACGGACGTGCCCCTGCCCTCGCCCCAGGAGGCGAAGCTCGCGCTCGAGACACTCGCGGACTACATCCGCTTCTGCACCGCCAAAGTGCGCGGCGGCTCGCTCGTGCTCTTCACCAGCTATACCGACATGCGGGCGGTGGCCGCGGAGCTCGAGCCCGGCTGGCGGGCGGCCGGACGGCCCTTCCTCATCCAGGGGGCGGACCTCTCGCGCACGGAGCTGGCGCACCAGATGCGGACGCTCGGCAACGCCGTGCTCTTCGGCACCGACAGCTTCTGGACCGGGGTCGACGTGCCGGGCGCGGCCCTGTCGCAGGTCATCATCACGCGCCTGCCGTTCGATCCGCCCACCCACCCCATCACCGAGGCCAAATGCGAGCGGATCCGGGATGCCGGCGGCAACCCCTTCAACGAGCTCACCCTGCCCGACGCGCTCATCAAGTTCCGGCAGGGCGTCGGCCGCCTCATCCGCAACAAGACCGATCGCGGCACGGTCACGATCCTGGATTCCCGGGTCCTCGCCAAGACCTACGGGCGCGAATTCCTCGGCTCCCTGCCCACGGAAGGTTACGAGCGCATGGACCGGTCCGACCGGGAACGTATTTTTAGACCTTTCCCTTGA
- a CDS encoding protein phosphatase 2C domain-containing protein: MKLRSFAHTDVGRVRPENEDSFLCNDTHQLYAVADGIGGLPSGGQASQLAVATLEKIFTSHAAGHKLNYPRILSEVNDQVFRLGRVLSPQFGIGSTLTFAHVTGVKLNIGHVGDSSAMRLRAKALEQLTNDHTIENELKERAARGEPIGLLMENRNALTRCIGQPPPLEAECTVHTVLPHDRYLLSSDGISRFVDHKEIAEILANATDPEAAARRLVDRANEHGGLDNSTAVVLFFD, translated from the coding sequence ATGAAGTTGCGATCCTTTGCCCATACCGACGTCGGCCGCGTGCGCCCTGAAAACGAGGACAGTTTTCTGTGCAACGACACCCACCAGCTCTACGCGGTTGCGGACGGGATCGGGGGATTGCCCTCGGGCGGGCAGGCCAGCCAGCTGGCCGTGGCGACCCTCGAGAAAATTTTCACCAGCCATGCGGCCGGGCATAAGCTCAACTACCCCCGGATCCTGTCGGAGGTGAACGACCAGGTCTTCCGCCTCGGCCGGGTGTTGAGCCCGCAGTTTGGCATCGGCTCCACCCTGACTTTCGCCCATGTCACCGGCGTGAAGCTGAACATCGGCCACGTCGGCGATTCCAGCGCCATGCGCCTGCGGGCCAAAGCCCTCGAGCAGCTGACCAACGACCACACCATCGAGAACGAGCTGAAGGAGCGCGCCGCCCGCGGCGAACCGATCGGCCTGCTGATGGAAAACCGCAACGCCCTCACGCGCTGCATCGGCCAGCCGCCGCCGCTCGAGGCCGAGTGCACGGTCCACACCGTGCTGCCGCACGACCGCTACCTGCTCAGCAGCGACGGCATTTCGCGCTTTGTGGACCACAAGGAGATCGCGGAGATCCTGGCCAACGCGACGGACCCCGAGGCCGCCGCCCGCCGGCTCGTCGACCGCGCCAACGAACACGGCGGTCTGGACAATTCCACGGCCGTCGTGCTGTTTTTCGACTGA
- a CDS encoding tetratricopeptide repeat protein, which yields MNPRSQQFAALVASQPDNELFRFSLAQSLLAEDRPAGALEHLQFCAVRKADWMMPRILLGKTLLGLGRRAEAKPWLEQALQLAVVQAHEDPERELRAILSEL from the coding sequence ATGAATCCCCGATCCCAGCAATTCGCGGCGCTCGTCGCGTCGCAGCCGGACAACGAGCTTTTTCGCTTCAGCCTCGCCCAGTCCTTGTTGGCCGAGGACCGGCCAGCCGGCGCGCTGGAGCACCTGCAATTCTGCGCGGTCAGAAAGGCCGACTGGATGATGCCGCGCATCCTGCTCGGCAAGACGCTTCTCGGACTCGGCCGGCGGGCCGAGGCGAAACCCTGGCTGGAACAGGCGCTGCAGCTCGCCGTGGTGCAGGCCCACGAGGACCCGGAACGGGAACTGCGGGCGATACTTTCCGAACTGTAG
- a CDS encoding NTP transferase domain-containing protein codes for MAKPSFDLVILAAGMGSRFGGLKQVQPVGPAGELIIEYSAYDALQAGFGRLVLVIRKDIEADFRATIGRRLESRMEVEYVFQETQANLPGLSAIGSATAEGRVPPRTKPWGTGHAVLAARPAVRRPFAVINADDFYGAAGYRALAAHFATSADQAMVGYPLKQTLSEFGTVSRGLCATDTAGRLKSITEITRIEKTAGGARYTGADGTTKALTGDEIVSMNFWGFTPQIFPQLEKLFADFMAKNAGDPKAEFYLPTALSILNERGEAKVALLRSSDAWFGITYREDLAASQAAIRALIAAGKYPAPLWG; via the coding sequence GTGGCTAAGCCTTCCTTCGACCTCGTCATCCTCGCCGCGGGCATGGGCAGCCGGTTCGGCGGCCTCAAGCAGGTGCAGCCGGTCGGCCCGGCGGGCGAACTCATCATCGAGTATTCCGCCTACGACGCCCTGCAGGCCGGCTTTGGCCGGCTGGTGCTGGTGATCCGGAAGGACATCGAGGCGGATTTCCGCGCGACCATCGGCCGGCGGCTCGAGTCGCGGATGGAAGTGGAGTATGTTTTTCAGGAGACCCAAGCCAACCTGCCCGGCCTGTCAGCCATAGGCTCGGCGACGGCTGAAGGCCGGGTTCCACCCCGGACGAAGCCTTGGGGCACGGGCCACGCGGTGCTGGCGGCACGCCCCGCCGTGCGGCGCCCGTTCGCCGTCATCAATGCCGACGATTTCTACGGCGCCGCGGGCTATCGGGCGCTGGCGGCGCACTTCGCCACGTCGGCGGACCAGGCGATGGTCGGCTATCCGCTGAAGCAGACGCTGTCCGAGTTCGGCACGGTCAGCCGCGGCCTGTGCGCCACCGATACCGCCGGCCGGTTGAAGAGCATCACCGAGATCACCAGGATCGAGAAGACCGCCGGCGGGGCGCGTTACACCGGCGCCGACGGCACGACCAAGGCGCTGACCGGCGACGAGATCGTCTCGATGAATTTCTGGGGCTTCACGCCGCAGATCTTTCCGCAATTGGAGAAATTGTTTGCCGACTTCATGGCGAAGAACGCCGGGGACCCGAAGGCCGAGTTCTACCTGCCCACGGCTCTAAGCATACTGAATGAGCGGGGCGAAGCCAAGGTGGCCTTGCTCCGGAGCAGCGACGCCTGGTTCGGCATCACCTACCGCGAGGACCTCGCCGCGTCGCAGGCGGCGATCCGCGCCCTGATTGCCGCCGGCAAGTATCCCGCGCCGCTTTGGGGATAG
- a CDS encoding adenylate/guanylate cyclase domain-containing protein — translation MTQPTRGDEASTFDLLRRVKSDGLSADTRAQLELAQDSATDKQAAILLAEDSALLRKVIVQILHMLGYTNVTEAVDGQIALDLLAQQEFDLVLLDIEMPRVNGFEVLAALKKNPALRHLPVIVVSGLDRLDAVVRCIELGAEDFLPKPANSVLLGARVGASLERKRLRDLERLRLLELQREKQLLLTEQEKSESLLLNILPKVIAERLKRGEHTIAERHTDVTVLFADLVDFSTLANHTDAQELVALLNDLFSRFDRLADRHGLEKIKTIGDCYLLVGGLPEPSSRHATEVAAIALDMLAALADLNRERGLKLSMRIGLNSGPVVAGVIGSRKFTYDLWGVAVNLAQRVQSSGLPDRVNVSANTYELLKEDFRLIERGTVECKGIGQVRTYLLEGKIPPAQMSSGPSQRK, via the coding sequence ATGACTCAACCCACCCGCGGTGACGAGGCCAGCACGTTTGACCTGCTGCGGCGGGTCAAGTCGGACGGGCTGTCAGCCGACACCCGGGCGCAGCTGGAACTCGCCCAGGACAGCGCGACGGACAAGCAGGCCGCCATCCTGTTAGCCGAGGATAGCGCCCTCCTGCGCAAGGTCATTGTGCAAATCCTCCATATGCTGGGCTACACGAACGTCACGGAGGCCGTCGACGGCCAGATCGCACTGGACCTGCTCGCCCAACAGGAGTTCGACCTCGTCCTGCTCGATATTGAAATGCCGCGCGTGAATGGATTCGAAGTGCTGGCCGCGCTCAAAAAGAATCCCGCCCTGCGTCACCTGCCGGTCATCGTGGTCTCGGGGCTGGACCGGCTGGATGCCGTCGTGCGCTGCATCGAGCTCGGCGCGGAGGATTTCCTGCCCAAGCCGGCCAATTCCGTCCTGCTCGGCGCCCGCGTCGGCGCCTCGCTCGAGCGCAAGCGCCTGCGCGACCTCGAGCGCCTGCGGCTGCTCGAGCTGCAGCGGGAAAAGCAGCTCCTCCTGACCGAGCAGGAAAAATCCGAGAGCCTGCTGCTGAACATCCTGCCCAAGGTCATCGCCGAGCGGCTCAAGCGCGGCGAGCACACCATCGCCGAGCGCCACACGGATGTCACCGTGCTGTTTGCCGATCTCGTGGATTTCAGCACGCTGGCGAACCATACCGACGCGCAGGAACTCGTCGCGTTGCTCAACGACCTTTTCTCGCGCTTCGACCGCCTGGCCGACCGCCATGGCCTGGAGAAAATCAAGACCATCGGTGACTGCTATCTCCTGGTGGGCGGCCTGCCCGAACCGTCCTCGCGGCATGCCACGGAGGTGGCGGCCATCGCGCTGGACATGCTCGCCGCCCTCGCCGATCTCAACCGCGAGCGCGGCCTCAAGCTGAGCATGCGCATCGGCCTGAATTCCGGCCCGGTCGTGGCCGGGGTCATTGGCAGCCGCAAGTTCACCTACGACCTGTGGGGCGTGGCCGTGAACCTCGCCCAGCGCGTCCAATCCTCGGGTCTGCCCGACCGGGTGAACGTCTCCGCGAACACCTATGAGCTGTTGAAAGAGGATTTCCGTCTGATCGAGCGCGGCACGGTGGAATGCAAGGGCATCGGCCAGGTGAGAACCTACCTGCTCGAGGGGAAAATCCCGCCCGCTCAGATGTCGTCCGGCCCCAGCCAGCGGAAGTAG